One stretch of Cedecea neteri DNA includes these proteins:
- a CDS encoding CPCC family cysteine-rich protein produces MNKNELYPCPCCGNRTISELGNYEICSICGWEDDPVQSSDPDFAGGANTLSLIESRKCFLLNSK; encoded by the coding sequence ATGAATAAAAATGAGCTTTACCCTTGTCCTTGCTGTGGCAATCGGACAATAAGTGAACTTGGCAACTATGAAATTTGCTCCATCTGTGGATGGGAAGATGATCCGGTTCAATCATCAGATCCTGACTTCGCGGGGGGCGCAAATACATTAAGTCTTATTGAATCTCGAAAGTGTTTTTTACTTAACTCAAAGTAA
- a CDS encoding VENN motif pre-toxin domain-containing protein: protein MAQAIKGATEGHEPANLMAHAVWDALAAQLSGANATAGAAGAFSGELAARHIGAEMFPDTKLGDLNQGQKQLISLLGTMAAGIAGGVVGNSTAAATTGAQAGKNAVENN, encoded by the coding sequence ATGGCGCAGGCTATTAAGGGAGCGACTGAAGGCCATGAACCTGCCAACCTGATGGCGCACGCGGTCTGGGACGCTCTGGCGGCGCAGCTTTCAGGCGCCAATGCGACGGCAGGTGCGGCGGGCGCATTCAGCGGTGAGCTGGCGGCGAGACATATCGGCGCAGAGATGTTCCCGGATACAAAACTTGGGGATTTGAATCAGGGCCAAAAACAGCTCATTAGCCTGTTAGGCACTATGGCGGCAGGGATCGCCGGCGGCGTGGTGGGGAATAGCACCGCAGCGGCGACCACGGGCGCTCAGGCCGGGAAGAATGCGGTTGAGAATAACTGA
- a CDS encoding ribonuclease domain-containing protein: MLGIGVAKTAMDNLSDADRTVILAAAMTGKAEAIERLTPEQQAAYKEMVESQKGILLPLPALDRPLADSTLTNPTPEQNKGTTLTTPDQRDRNGSNHTGNTSGVPDTGGNTTVTPIQDGPGNDDLIYLSTGKNTVRSNTNESIRFIDGVTVKDIKTGENFSGTVDLKPTLDRIQSSGSYPHKNDGYTFQNRPDRVTGKTGPPPKQPGYYKEYVHPTPGISGPGPQRIVVGQQGKAYYTNDHYKTFIKIK, encoded by the coding sequence TTGCTGGGCATCGGCGTGGCGAAAACGGCGATGGACAATCTCTCAGATGCAGATCGCACAGTGATTCTGGCAGCGGCCATGACGGGTAAAGCCGAAGCAATAGAGCGGCTGACCCCGGAGCAACAGGCGGCGTATAAGGAAATGGTCGAGAGTCAGAAAGGCATTCTGCTTCCGTTGCCGGCGCTTGATCGGCCGCTGGCTGACAGTACGCTGACGAACCCCACCCCGGAGCAGAACAAAGGCACGACGCTGACCACACCGGATCAGCGCGATCGAAACGGCAGCAACCATACCGGGAATACTAGTGGTGTGCCTGATACGGGCGGCAACACCACGGTAACGCCGATTCAGGATGGGCCAGGTAATGATGATCTGATTTATTTATCAACAGGAAAAAATACTGTCAGGTCTAATACAAATGAATCTATTCGATTTATTGACGGTGTAACCGTCAAAGATATAAAGACAGGAGAAAATTTTAGCGGAACAGTGGATTTAAAGCCTACTCTTGACAGGATCCAGAGTAGTGGTTCATATCCACATAAGAACGATGGTTACACATTCCAGAATCGTCCTGATAGAGTTACTGGTAAAACAGGTCCCCCTCCGAAGCAGCCTGGATATTATAAAGAATATGTACATCCAACTCCAGGTATCTCAGGACCTGGCCCCCAACGAATTGTTGTTGGACAACAAGGGAAGGCATATTATACAAATGATCACTATAAGACGTTCATAAAAATCAAATAG
- a CDS encoding barstar family protein, giving the protein MTDCNDVFKFVDGPASYNTGEVFFARLDPLIASTDELLNSIYYLLWFPGYFGFNWNALEDCLSDFCWITEKKIIIVHDRLPNIPSDDLKVYLEILMDVAMDWMGHEQHVLEVIFQEKDRENIKKILIS; this is encoded by the coding sequence ATGACTGATTGTAATGATGTGTTTAAATTTGTTGATGGTCCGGCATCATATAATACCGGCGAGGTTTTCTTCGCCAGATTAGATCCGTTGATTGCTAGTACTGATGAACTACTAAATTCCATCTATTATTTGCTGTGGTTTCCTGGGTATTTTGGCTTTAACTGGAATGCATTGGAAGATTGTTTGAGTGATTTTTGTTGGATAACCGAGAAAAAAATAATAATAGTTCATGATAGGTTGCCTAATATACCCAGTGATGATTTGAAAGTATATTTGGAGATATTAATGGATGTTGCCATGGATTGGATGGGACATGAGCAACATGTCTTAGAAGTCATATTTCAAGAGAAAGACAGAGAGAATATAAAAAAAATATTGATCTCGTAG
- the yciA gene encoding acyl-CoA thioester hydrolase YciA gives MSNELPQGELVLRTLAMPADTNANGDIFGGWLMAQMDMGGAIQAKEIAHGRVVTVRVDGMTFLKPVAVGDVVCCYARCVKRGTTSITINVEVWVKKVSSEPIGQRYKATEAIFIYVAVDKAGKPRAIPQA, from the coding sequence ATGTCGAACGAATTACCGCAAGGTGAATTAGTCCTGCGTACCCTGGCAATGCCGGCGGATACTAACGCCAACGGCGATATTTTTGGCGGCTGGCTGATGGCTCAAATGGACATGGGCGGTGCCATCCAGGCCAAAGAAATTGCCCACGGCCGCGTTGTCACCGTGCGCGTGGACGGGATGACCTTCCTGAAGCCGGTGGCGGTGGGCGACGTGGTCTGCTGCTACGCGCGCTGCGTTAAGCGCGGCACAACGTCCATCACCATCAATGTGGAAGTGTGGGTGAAAAAGGTCTCTTCCGAGCCTATCGGCCAGCGCTACAAAGCCACCGAGGCCATTTTTATCTACGTCGCCGTGGATAAAGCGGGCAAACCTCGCGCCATACCTCAAGCCTAG
- a CDS encoding septation protein A, which translates to MKQFLDFLPLIVFFAFYKMYDIFVGTWALIIATALALVYSWIKYRKLEKTTLVTFVMVAVFGGLTLYFHNAEFIKWKVTLIYGLFAAALLFMQFGMNKLLIQSMLGKEISLPTVVWFRLNIAWALFFIACGLLNIYVAFWLPESIWINFKVFGLTALTLVFTLLSGVYIYRHMPQEEK; encoded by the coding sequence ATGAAGCAGTTTCTCGACTTCCTGCCCCTGATTGTCTTCTTTGCTTTCTACAAAATGTACGACATTTTTGTTGGCACCTGGGCGCTGATCATCGCCACCGCCCTCGCGCTGGTTTACAGCTGGATCAAATACCGCAAGCTGGAAAAAACCACGCTGGTCACCTTTGTGATGGTTGCCGTGTTTGGTGGCCTGACGCTTTACTTCCACAACGCGGAATTCATTAAGTGGAAAGTGACGCTGATTTACGGGCTGTTTGCCGCCGCGCTGCTGTTTATGCAGTTCGGCATGAACAAGCTGCTGATTCAGAGCATGCTGGGCAAAGAGATCTCACTCCCTACGGTGGTCTGGTTTCGCCTTAACATCGCCTGGGCGCTGTTCTTCATCGCCTGCGGTTTGCTGAATATTTACGTGGCGTTCTGGCTCCCGGAAAGTATCTGGATTAACTTTAAAGTCTTCGGACTCACCGCCCTCACGCTGGTATTCACCCTGCTGAGTGGGGTGTATATCTATCGTCATATGCCGCAGGAAGAGAAGTAA